A region of Lycium barbarum isolate Lr01 chromosome 1, ASM1917538v2, whole genome shotgun sequence DNA encodes the following proteins:
- the LOC132600084 gene encoding protein decapping 5-like, with product MAASKAADSYIGSLICLITKSDIRYEGFLFHLDAHESTIGLRNVKSYGTEGRKKDGPQISPSDKIYEYIFFRGSDIKDLQVISSPPPQSTSVVPDDPAIIQTHFPNPTPSTMGMASPGAAQVADVSTSAPSMLPVAPFQVNLPPNPLPPSSSLWGSSLPPPPVNINGTAVPNYWPGLVGSSGGVSHFQQQRFPPPPQSLVASLPIQQQVQHQNVNALAGGSSLAAQRHPLLLPISNASPNLFPAAPSPSGQSNPGQPAKPVFNLSSIPIPNNASRALPTVAVDSCPRTVSSLEAELNANAILAAVSEEPNSVIGTSDSFPTTSQTVSSIVDTKGASLSNLSRLSLLTPEVQSGMKDSSSSRSMQTPNFDVHTVQATVSEPLPSASTEETLKSLPKSTTKTLHGSTSSHHNRSHFARGRDGAYRDTLSAHHNSRGPTHRGNMPNGGAVYTHQSYRKHASGRGNGLIGAAPHSRQSNMGMGRENVPNGVPQRNHRNIGSQFRGRGAKNPHVVKRFSEDFDFEAMNEKFNKKEVWEFLGRSNKAESVDGIGDEKEMDDSDPEDETGDGSAKHDYKPVYCKDDFFDSLSCHTLDRESGKVKFSEQRKKDVETFGEIQKNQRGRGQGARMSGASQRSYRGRGYDNARGGRGQGRTVWGRVT from the exons ATGGCGGCCTCTAAGGCAGCCGATTCTTACATTGGGAGTCTAATTTGTTTGATTACAAAGTCTGATATTCGTTATGAAGGTTTTCTATTCCATCTTGATGCTCATGAATCCACCATCGGTCTTCGTAACG TGAAATCTTATGGGACAGAAGGACGAAAGAAGGATGGACCTCAGATATCTCCCAGTGACAAAATTTATGAGTACATTTTCTTCCGAGGTAGTGACATAAAG GAtctgcaggttatatcttcaccacCCCCTCAAAGTACTTCAGTTGTTCCTGATGATCCTGCCATAATACAG ACTCATTTCCCTAACCCAACACCATCAACCATGGGCATGGCATCTCCGGGTGCTGCACAAGTAGCAGATGTTAGTACCAGTGCACCATCCATGCTCCCTGTTGCACCTTTCCAAGTGAATCTGCCCCCCAATCCTTTGCCACCAAGTTCTAGCCTTTGGGGCTCGTCACTTCCTCCTCCACCTGTAAATATCAATGGGACTGCTGTGCCTAATTATTGGCCAGGATTAGTTGGGTCCTCAGGAGGAGTTTCTCATTTTCAACAGCAACGTTTTCCTCCGCCACCACAGAGTTTGGTTGCATCCCTTCCCATTCAGCAGCAAGTGCAACACCAAAATGTGAATGCATTAGCCGGAGGATCTAGTTTAGCTGCACAACGTCACCCATTGCTACTGCCTATTAGTAATGCTTCCCCAAATTTATTTCCTGCCGCGCCATCTCCATCTGGGCAATCCAATCCTGGGCAGCCTGCTAAACCGGTTTTTAATTTGTCATCTATTCCAATACCAAATAATGCATCCCGTGCTCTTCCAACTGTAGCAGTGGATTCTTGCCCCAGAACAGTGTCTTCTCTGGAAGCAGAACTTAATGCCAATGCTATTCTGGCTGCAGTATCGGAAGAACCAAATTCCGTCATTGGCACTTCAGATTCTTTCCCAACAACCTCGCAAACTGTGTCATCTATTGTAGACACAAAAGGTGCATCTCTCAGCAATCTGTCTAGACTATCCCTCTTGACACCGGAGGTACAGTCAGGAATGAAGGATTCGTCATCATCTCGGTCAATGCAAACTCCAAACTTTGATGTACACACTGTTCAAGCAACAGTATCAGAACCACTGCCATCGGCGAGTACTGAAGAAACCCTGAAGTCATTACCAAAATCGACAACTAAAACA tTACATGGATCTACGTCATCTCATCACAATAGAAGTCACTTTGCTCGGGGAAGAGATGGG GCATATCGAGACACATTATCCGCTCATCACAATAGTAGAGGCCCCACACACAGAGGAAATATG CCAAATGGAGGTGCTGTATATACACATCAAAGTTACAGGAAACATGCATCAGGAAGAGGAAATGGG CTTATTGGAGCTGCTCCACATTCTCGTCAGAGTAATATGGGCATGGGCAGAGAAAATGTG CCAAATGGAGTTCCTCAACGTAATCATCGCAATATAGGGAGTCAATTTCGGGGACGTGGAGCTAAG AATCCCCATGTGGTTAAAAGATTCTCCGAGGATTTTGATTTTGAGGCAATGAATGAAAAATTCAATAAGAAAGAGGTGTGGGAATTTCTAGGCAGAAGTAACAAAGCTGAATCAGTTGATGGAATCGGGGATGAGAAAGAGATGGATGACAGTGATCCAGAGGATGAAACTGGGGATGGAAGTGCAAAACATGATTACAAG CCTGTTTATTGTAAGGACGACTTCTTTGATTCTCTTTCTTGTCATACACTTGATCGTGAATCTGGAAAAGTGAAGTTCTCTGAACAAAGGAAAAAAGACGTTGAG ACATTTGGTGAGATTCAGAAAAACCAACGGGGTCGTGGTCAGGGAGCTCGCATGTCAGGGGCATCTCAACGCTCATATCGTGGAAGAGGATATGACAATGCACGTGGTGGCCGAGGCCAAGGAAGAACCGTTTGGGGTCGTGTCACTTAA